One genomic segment of Flagellimonas marinaquae includes these proteins:
- a CDS encoding peptide MFS transporter: MSEVVKPVNEKQVFGHPQGLFYLFFAELWERFSFYGMRALLTLYMVDVIFAALMERDYATAAVYSSYGSLVYASTVIGGRISDSILGMRRSIFLGGILMSLGHFVLAIENDVAFFMALSLIIAGNGFFKPNISTFVGSLYKDGDPKKDSGFTIFYMGINIGGWVAPLLCGYLAAKYGWHYGFGLAGIGMLTGLIVFWSGIKKGVFGDKGLPPENGNIEKKVMGLKQGIMVPVLAFASVPVIAYLLSSYKALGVEGSFFGDQNIVNVIFKLIGFSILVYLGYIMYKATLEERKKLFVAVLITFFMTIFWGFHELSGSVITLFAARNVDLEGIMTASQTNSLNSMWIIILAIPISLMWQWLSKKKLNPRTPYKFGMGLLFAGVSFYVLAISGASANDNGFVPFTYLLLMYFLISVGELFMSPVGLSKITDLSPKRIVAFMMGVWFLSSAFAFQVVGFIGKQMAIESTDSDISGFSTLSVYTDGFMLIAQYAIGAGILVIVASPLIKKLMGNVH, translated from the coding sequence ATGTCAGAAGTAGTTAAGCCAGTGAACGAGAAACAAGTTTTTGGGCATCCACAGGGATTGTTCTATCTCTTTTTTGCAGAGTTGTGGGAGCGTTTCAGTTTTTATGGAATGCGCGCCTTGCTTACACTCTACATGGTAGATGTAATTTTCGCCGCCTTAATGGAACGGGATTACGCTACCGCAGCAGTATATTCCTCCTATGGATCATTAGTGTACGCATCCACGGTAATTGGTGGTCGTATTTCCGATAGTATTCTTGGAATGCGCCGATCCATATTTCTTGGAGGCATTTTAATGTCCCTAGGGCATTTTGTGCTTGCCATTGAGAACGATGTCGCCTTTTTTATGGCCCTTTCCTTGATTATTGCAGGGAATGGCTTTTTTAAACCGAATATATCAACATTTGTAGGTTCTTTATATAAGGATGGAGACCCTAAGAAAGATTCGGGCTTCACCATTTTTTACATGGGGATCAATATAGGTGGATGGGTGGCGCCATTGCTTTGTGGATATTTGGCGGCCAAATATGGGTGGCACTATGGATTTGGATTGGCAGGAATAGGGATGCTTACCGGATTGATCGTTTTTTGGAGCGGAATCAAAAAAGGTGTTTTTGGCGATAAAGGACTCCCTCCAGAGAATGGAAATATAGAGAAAAAGGTTATGGGCCTAAAACAAGGCATAATGGTTCCAGTTTTGGCTTTTGCCTCGGTTCCCGTAATTGCTTATTTGTTGTCCTCTTACAAAGCATTGGGAGTAGAAGGTTCTTTTTTTGGAGACCAGAATATCGTAAATGTGATATTTAAACTAATTGGGTTCTCCATATTGGTATACTTGGGCTACATTATGTACAAAGCCACATTGGAAGAGCGTAAAAAGCTATTTGTAGCAGTGCTAATAACCTTCTTTATGACCATCTTTTGGGGTTTTCATGAACTTTCCGGAAGTGTGATCACACTTTTTGCCGCTAGAAATGTGGATTTGGAGGGGATTATGACCGCTTCACAGACCAATTCCTTAAATTCCATGTGGATCATAATTTTGGCCATTCCGATTTCTTTAATGTGGCAATGGTTGTCCAAAAAGAAACTTAACCCAAGAACGCCCTATAAGTTTGGTATGGGACTTTTGTTCGCAGGGGTCAGTTTTTATGTATTGGCCATTAGTGGTGCCAGTGCAAACGACAACGGATTTGTCCCCTTTACCTATTTATTGCTAATGTATTTCTTGATTTCGGTAGGTGAATTGTTCATGTCGCCCGTTGGACTTTCAAAAATTACGGACCTTTCACCAAAAAGGATAGTGGCCTTTATGATGGGGGTTTGGTTCCTGTCGTCTGCATTTGCATTTCAGGTAGTAGGGTTTATCGGTAAACAAATGGCGATAGAGAGCACCGATTCCGATATTAGTGGTTTTAGTACATTAAGTGTTTATACCGATGGATTTATGCTCATAGCCCAATATGCAATTGGAGCGGGAATTCTGGTTATAGTGGCTTCACCATTGATCAAAAAGTTGATGGGCAACGTGCATTAA
- the rodA gene encoding rod shape-determining protein RodA, producing the protein MSGKGLFGRLDWVTVILYALLVLIGWINIYSTSVGESHTSIFDFSTLYGKQLFFIGLAALGIIFVLFVESHFFERFASIFYIVCIVLLLGLFLFGKTIAGATSWYDLGFFNLQPSELAKVGTSLALAKFLSDIQTDIRTGKHQIYALIIILLPAILILPQPDPGSSLIYFSLFFVLFREGFPIYYLGILIFAVVLFATTLMFGTVWVAIGLIILTLLIYTFKKASVKIPILPVVGVIAVSILFSLSVNFVFENVFEQRHRDRFALWLSLEKDEDKLDEIRKTIGYNTYQSEKAIESGGFTGKGFLEGTRTKGDFVPEQHTDYIFSSVGEEWGFLGTTAVILLFSLFFLRLIYIAERQKSDFSRMYGYGVISILVFHYFINIGMVIGLLPTIGVPLPFFSYGGSGLIFFTMLLFIFLKLDSNRLKDGI; encoded by the coding sequence ATGTCTGGTAAGGGTCTATTTGGACGTTTGGATTGGGTTACCGTAATTCTTTACGCTCTTTTGGTCTTGATCGGGTGGATCAATATTTATTCAACATCGGTCGGAGAATCGCACACCTCCATTTTTGATTTTTCCACGCTTTACGGCAAACAACTGTTTTTTATTGGCCTTGCCGCCTTGGGCATCATATTCGTGCTGTTTGTGGAGTCACATTTTTTTGAACGGTTTGCCTCAATTTTTTACATCGTATGCATTGTACTGCTATTGGGACTGTTCTTATTTGGCAAAACCATTGCCGGAGCCACATCCTGGTACGATCTTGGTTTTTTTAATCTGCAACCGTCCGAGTTGGCCAAAGTGGGCACATCGTTGGCCCTTGCCAAATTTTTAAGCGATATACAGACCGATATACGAACGGGCAAGCATCAAATATATGCGTTGATCATTATTCTTTTGCCCGCAATTTTAATCTTGCCGCAACCAGACCCCGGTAGTTCCCTAATCTATTTTTCACTGTTCTTTGTCCTGTTCAGGGAAGGTTTCCCAATTTACTATTTAGGTATATTAATTTTTGCCGTGGTGCTTTTTGCCACTACATTAATGTTCGGTACGGTTTGGGTCGCCATTGGCCTGATCATACTTACCTTGCTCATCTACACCTTTAAAAAGGCATCTGTAAAAATTCCAATATTGCCCGTGGTGGGCGTTATTGCGGTTTCCATATTGTTTTCCCTCTCGGTAAACTTTGTTTTTGAAAATGTTTTTGAACAGCGCCACAGGGATCGATTTGCCCTATGGTTGAGCTTGGAAAAAGATGAGGACAAACTGGACGAAATCCGAAAGACCATTGGCTACAATACCTATCAGTCGGAAAAAGCCATCGAATCTGGTGGTTTTACCGGAAAAGGATTTTTGGAGGGCACCCGAACCAAGGGCGACTTTGTTCCCGAACAACATACCGATTACATTTTTAGTTCGGTTGGCGAAGAATGGGGTTTTTTGGGCACTACAGCGGTTATCTTGTTGTTCTCCCTATTTTTTTTACGCTTGATCTACATTGCGGAGCGACAAAAAAGTGATTTTAGCCGGATGTATGGCTATGGGGTAATTTCCATTTTGGTGTTTCACTACTTTATAAATATTGGTATGGTCATAGGGCTTTTGCCAACCATTGGGGTACCATTGCCCTTTTTTAGCTATGGCGGTTCTGGTTTAATATTTTTTACCATGCTACTGTTCATATTTCTAAAGCTTGATTCCAACCGTTTAAAGGACGGGATTTAA
- a CDS encoding carboxy terminal-processing peptidase, protein MKKNFILALLVILVAVASCSFTNKSFENDDKDKFLLELISYVLEKGHYEPKDINDNFSSNVFDDFIDIVDPTKRYFLQSDLREFEKYRFMIDDEIRNTDITFFNAVYQRLMVRMEEAKEIYNEVLSEPFDYTIDETIEIDYDKQEFASSKKELKERWRKQLKYNTLNIFDNKIDNLINDANDVASTDAKPVLSFNDIPGTVDKVAVEEEAREVTKNTLDEFFDFVDDLERKDWFVQYLNTIVEEFDPHTFYFAPEEKEKFDIGMSGKFEGIGARLQKKPEGAKIVEIISGGPVWRDQSLEVGDQILKVGQKGEEPIDIVGMRLDDAIKLIKGPKGTIVELTVRKVDGTIETVSITRDVVELEESYAKSATIDAGNQKYGLINLPKFYVDFDDYSERNAATDVAKELERLKEAGAEGIILDLRDNGGGSLKTVVEMAGLFIKDGPIVQVRSSGQRKEVHEDKDERIQWDGPLVILVNELSASASEILAAAMQDYKRAVVIGSKQTFGKGTVQNVIPLDPIVRGNEHGDLGAIKLTTQKFYRINGGSTQLEGVKSDIVVPDRYSYIDLGERDQQNPLGWDKITPADYKIWDGYIDLDQAVKNSKERMAKNEQIKLIEENAKWLKEQQDENLISLKYDAYVGKEQEAKKRSERFKSLKDYDSKLSFGSLQYETELFTQDSVLREKRDRWHKDLARDIYVEEAVNVLKDLHQNNIKKEETKLASVKG, encoded by the coding sequence ATGAAAAAGAACTTCATCTTAGCACTTTTGGTTATCCTTGTGGCAGTAGCCTCCTGTAGTTTTACCAATAAGTCTTTTGAAAATGATGATAAGGATAAATTTTTATTGGAATTGATTTCCTATGTATTGGAAAAAGGACATTATGAGCCCAAGGACATCAACGATAATTTTAGTTCCAACGTTTTTGATGATTTTATCGACATCGTAGATCCTACCAAGAGATATTTTCTTCAGAGCGACTTGCGCGAATTTGAAAAATATCGGTTTATGATCGATGATGAGATCAGAAATACCGACATTACCTTTTTTAATGCCGTTTATCAACGGTTAATGGTTCGAATGGAAGAAGCCAAGGAAATTTACAACGAGGTGCTTTCCGAACCATTCGATTACACCATTGACGAAACCATAGAAATCGACTACGATAAACAAGAGTTTGCCTCGAGCAAAAAAGAACTCAAAGAACGTTGGAGAAAACAATTAAAGTACAACACCTTAAATATATTCGACAACAAAATAGACAACTTGATCAACGATGCCAACGATGTTGCCAGTACCGATGCAAAACCGGTGTTATCTTTCAACGACATACCAGGTACGGTGGACAAAGTAGCGGTTGAAGAAGAAGCGAGAGAAGTTACTAAGAATACTTTGGACGAGTTTTTTGATTTTGTGGATGATCTTGAGCGCAAGGACTGGTTTGTACAATATTTGAATACGATCGTAGAGGAATTTGACCCCCATACATTCTATTTTGCTCCAGAAGAAAAGGAGAAGTTCGATATAGGTATGTCTGGAAAGTTTGAAGGTATAGGGGCCAGATTGCAGAAAAAACCCGAAGGAGCCAAAATTGTAGAGATTATTTCCGGTGGTCCGGTTTGGAGAGACCAGAGTTTAGAGGTGGGAGATCAGATCTTAAAGGTTGGTCAAAAAGGAGAAGAACCTATAGATATAGTTGGTATGCGACTGGACGATGCCATAAAATTGATCAAAGGCCCCAAAGGCACCATAGTTGAACTTACCGTAAGAAAAGTAGATGGAACTATTGAAACGGTGTCCATTACAAGAGATGTGGTAGAGTTGGAGGAGTCCTATGCAAAATCCGCCACAATTGATGCCGGCAACCAAAAGTACGGTCTAATCAATCTACCTAAATTTTATGTGGATTTCGATGACTATTCCGAACGAAATGCAGCTACCGATGTAGCCAAGGAATTGGAACGTTTAAAAGAAGCAGGTGCAGAAGGAATTATTTTGGATTTACGGGACAATGGGGGTGGATCCCTAAAAACCGTTGTAGAAATGGCAGGATTGTTCATTAAAGACGGTCCAATTGTGCAAGTACGTTCCTCTGGACAAAGAAAAGAAGTGCATGAGGATAAGGACGAGCGCATTCAATGGGATGGTCCTTTAGTAATTCTGGTTAACGAACTTTCCGCATCGGCATCCGAAATATTGGCAGCGGCCATGCAGGACTACAAAAGGGCCGTGGTGATCGGCAGCAAACAAACTTTTGGTAAAGGAACTGTTCAAAACGTTATTCCTTTGGACCCAATTGTTAGAGGTAACGAACATGGTGATTTAGGTGCCATAAAATTGACCACCCAAAAATTCTATAGGATCAATGGAGGGTCTACCCAATTGGAAGGTGTAAAAAGTGACATTGTTGTTCCGGACAGATATAGCTATATCGATCTGGGCGAGCGCGATCAGCAAAATCCATTGGGCTGGGATAAAATCACACCTGCCGATTACAAGATATGGGACGGTTACATCGACTTGGACCAAGCAGTAAAGAACAGTAAAGAACGTATGGCCAAAAATGAGCAGATCAAGTTGATAGAAGAAAACGCCAAGTGGTTAAAAGAGCAACAGGATGAAAATTTGATCTCACTCAAATACGACGCTTACGTAGGGAAGGAACAAGAGGCCAAGAAACGCTCAGAACGTTTTAAAAGCTTAAAGGACTATGATTCAAAACTGTCCTTTGGCTCTTTGCAATACGAGACAGAGTTGTTTACCCAAGACTCCGTATTACGTGAGAAAAGGGATAGATGGCACAAGGATTTGGCACGTGATATCTATGTTGAGGAAGCAGTCAATGTGCTGAAAGATCTTCATCAAAACAATATTAAAAAAGAAGAAACAAAATTGGCCAGCGTTAAAGGATAG
- the surE gene encoding 5'/3'-nucleotidase SurE, protein MEKPLILVTNDDGITAPGLRALIRTMKQLGDVVVVAPDSPQSGMGHAITVDSTLFSKKVVVDHKEGAPSEYSCSGTPADCVKLALRVILDRKPDICVSGINHGSNSSINVIYSGTMSAAIEAGIEGIPAIGFSLCDYSWNANFEPALDCVKNIVSEALTNGIPKGTVLNVNIPKSENPPKGIRICRQARGNWKEEFDKRTSPSGKDYYWLTGEFELLDKGEDTDEWALAQGYISVVPTQFDLTAHHAIPQINNWNLNEQ, encoded by the coding sequence ATGGAAAAACCGTTGATTCTTGTAACCAATGATGATGGAATTACAGCGCCTGGGCTCAGGGCATTGATACGCACCATGAAACAACTTGGTGACGTGGTCGTTGTTGCCCCGGACAGCCCTCAAAGCGGCATGGGGCATGCGATTACCGTTGACAGCACCCTGTTTTCCAAAAAGGTGGTAGTTGATCATAAAGAAGGTGCTCCAAGTGAGTACAGCTGCAGCGGGACTCCAGCAGACTGTGTAAAATTGGCGCTTCGGGTAATTTTGGACCGTAAGCCCGATATTTGTGTGAGCGGAATCAACCATGGATCCAATTCATCTATCAATGTTATTTATTCAGGAACAATGAGCGCTGCCATTGAGGCAGGTATTGAAGGTATTCCGGCCATTGGTTTCTCCCTGTGCGACTATTCTTGGAACGCTAATTTTGAACCAGCGCTCGATTGTGTAAAAAATATTGTCTCCGAGGCATTGACCAATGGAATTCCAAAAGGAACCGTATTGAACGTGAACATTCCAAAATCGGAAAATCCGCCTAAAGGCATTCGGATTTGCCGACAAGCACGAGGCAATTGGAAAGAGGAATTTGATAAAAGAACAAGTCCATCGGGCAAGGATTATTATTGGCTTACGGGCGAATTTGAGCTCCTGGACAAGGGTGAGGACACCGACGAATGGGCCTTGGCACAGGGTTATATTTCCGTAGTGCCAACACAATTCGACCTTACAGCGCACCACGCCATACCACAAATAAACAACTGGAATTTAAATGAACAATAA
- the lpxB gene encoding lipid-A-disaccharide synthase — MKYYIIAGEASGDLHGSNLIKALKKEDTSAQIRCWGGDLMQQEGGELAKHYKDMAFMGFLEVIKNIPAIFKNIAYCKEDIQNFDPDVIIFIDFSGFNLRIAKWAKAEGYKTNYYISPQIWASREGRIKKIKRDIDQMYVILPFEKEFYEKKHGYPVQFVGHPLIDAIENTPLQDNQTFREENGLDPKKPIIALLPGSRKQEVQKMLNVMLSVKKDFNQYQFVIAGAPSLSNDFYAPFLEGDEVQFVSNKTYTLLKHSHAAMVTSGTATLETALFGIPQVVCYKGNWISYQIAKRIITLDYISLVNLIMKKEVVKELIQNELTTKNLKKELSKIVNGPDRDRILSDYKLLKEKLGGKGASKLAAQLIVKNV; from the coding sequence ATGAAATATTATATCATAGCTGGTGAAGCATCCGGGGATCTACATGGTTCCAATTTAATAAAAGCCTTAAAAAAAGAAGATACCTCGGCACAGATTCGATGTTGGGGAGGTGATTTAATGCAACAAGAGGGTGGAGAATTGGCCAAGCACTACAAGGACATGGCCTTTATGGGGTTTTTGGAAGTAATCAAAAACATCCCTGCCATTTTTAAAAATATTGCCTATTGTAAAGAGGATATTCAGAATTTTGATCCAGATGTGATCATATTTATCGATTTCTCGGGCTTTAACCTACGAATAGCAAAATGGGCCAAAGCTGAAGGATATAAAACCAACTACTATATTTCGCCTCAAATTTGGGCTTCTAGAGAAGGTAGGATCAAAAAAATAAAGCGGGATATTGACCAGATGTACGTAATCCTTCCTTTTGAAAAAGAGTTTTACGAGAAAAAACATGGATATCCCGTACAATTTGTCGGCCACCCTTTGATCGATGCCATTGAGAACACCCCGTTACAGGACAATCAAACGTTTAGAGAAGAAAACGGATTAGATCCCAAAAAACCGATAATCGCCTTGCTACCGGGAAGCAGAAAACAAGAGGTCCAAAAAATGTTGAACGTTATGCTTTCGGTAAAAAAGGATTTTAATCAATATCAATTCGTGATTGCGGGGGCACCAAGTCTTTCCAACGATTTCTACGCTCCTTTTTTAGAAGGTGACGAAGTACAGTTCGTTTCCAACAAGACCTACACGCTTTTAAAGCACTCACATGCCGCCATGGTCACTAGCGGAACGGCTACATTGGAAACTGCGCTTTTTGGGATACCTCAAGTGGTATGCTACAAAGGAAACTGGATCTCCTATCAAATTGCCAAACGTATTATTACCCTCGATTACATTTCTTTGGTAAACCTAATTATGAAAAAGGAAGTGGTCAAAGAACTGATTCAGAATGAACTGACCACAAAAAACTTAAAAAAAGAGCTTTCAAAAATTGTGAATGGACCTGATCGCGACCGTATATTATCCGATTATAAACTGCTAAAAGAAAAGTTGGGCGGTAAAGGTGCCAGTAAATTGGCTGCACAATTAATTGTGAAAAATGTGTAG
- a CDS encoding DNA/RNA non-specific endonuclease, protein MKDRTIYAILISACVIGFWLFDNFYTPATYSPPDETPKITLESDLLPSSTMGEVVQHAYYALSYSEPHEQAEWVAYTLKKEHLTYDERKRPYFIEDPKVTSKSADWRNYKGSGYDRGHLCPAGDRRFSEQAYNETFYTSNISPQDKYFNAGIWNRLEQKVRYWCKKYGDLMVITGGVLQNDLPQIGDEDVDVPRTFYKIVVRSNKGKMEPIAFLIPAKETKKPLQQFIISIDEIEAKTGIDFFHGQSKDWQQKMEATIGDAGQWKL, encoded by the coding sequence ATGAAGGATAGAACTATATATGCCATTTTGATATCGGCATGTGTCATAGGATTTTGGCTATTCGATAATTTTTATACCCCTGCAACATATTCCCCTCCCGATGAAACGCCAAAGATTACTTTGGAATCCGACTTATTGCCAAGTTCAACCATGGGCGAAGTGGTACAGCATGCGTATTATGCCCTTTCTTATAGTGAACCTCATGAACAAGCGGAATGGGTAGCCTATACCTTAAAAAAAGAACACCTCACCTATGATGAGAGAAAGCGGCCATATTTTATAGAGGACCCCAAAGTAACATCCAAATCTGCGGATTGGCGAAACTATAAAGGTTCTGGTTACGATAGGGGGCATTTGTGTCCGGCAGGGGACAGGCGTTTTTCTGAACAGGCCTACAACGAAACTTTTTACACGAGCAATATTAGTCCGCAGGACAAGTATTTTAATGCGGGCATATGGAACCGATTAGAGCAGAAAGTACGCTATTGGTGTAAAAAATATGGCGATTTGATGGTGATTACGGGCGGTGTTCTCCAAAATGATCTTCCCCAAATTGGGGATGAGGATGTGGATGTGCCACGTACATTTTATAAAATCGTGGTCAGGTCCAATAAAGGAAAAATGGAACCGATCGCTTTTTTGATCCCAGCCAAAGAAACCAAAAAACCACTTCAACAATTTATAATATCCATTGATGAGATTGAAGCAAAAACCGGAATCGATTTTTTTCATGGGCAATCAAAAGATTGGCAACAAAAAATGGAAGCTACAATAGGAGATGCAGGGCAATGGAAACTTTAA
- a CDS encoding C40 family peptidase, whose protein sequence is MLRKTIILLLFFAIMACGPGKKRRTYSKTRTVTVEGSNTDTSPKPKSKKEGRKNAKANRIISTALTYSGTRYKYGGTTKKGMDCSGLVYVSLKENDIMFPRTSYQMALEGEKIQIARVEKGDLLFFKTSKTGKRINHVGLVVDVKGNDIKFIHATTSRGVLVSSLREGYWNSAFVKAMRIL, encoded by the coding sequence ATGTTACGTAAAACCATAATCTTACTATTGTTTTTTGCCATAATGGCTTGTGGCCCGGGCAAAAAACGAAGAACCTACAGCAAGACCCGAACCGTTACGGTAGAGGGGTCCAACACCGACACTTCCCCTAAACCAAAATCCAAAAAGGAGGGGCGTAAAAATGCAAAGGCAAACAGAATTATTTCCACGGCGCTAACATATTCGGGCACTCGTTACAAATACGGGGGCACCACCAAAAAGGGCATGGACTGCTCTGGCTTGGTCTATGTCTCCTTAAAGGAAAACGACATTATGTTTCCCAGAACATCGTATCAAATGGCCCTGGAAGGAGAAAAAATACAAATTGCCCGTGTGGAAAAAGGAGATCTGCTCTTTTTTAAAACAAGTAAAACGGGCAAGCGCATCAACCATGTTGGGCTTGTGGTAGATGTAAAGGGCAACGACATTAAGTTTATCCACGCCACAACCTCACGCGGCGTGCTGGTATCCTCGTTACGGGAGGGATACTGGAACAGTGCCTTTGTAAAGGCCATGCGCATCCTATAA
- a CDS encoding ComEC/Rec2 family competence protein — protein MQQLNFISVKLTLWVVLGIIFGFYIDVNSFLLLIALSVLPIGLFWARAKQKRNGLPFFEALTFLTSFCLGIWVVGISMGKGMPHHYSKKDVTKEKVWHLKVREVLKPNTFSHNYIAQIIASDNEQTTGTILFGLSVDSLTKQLQVDDEFLIHAKPRSIRPPLNPHQFDYKSYLEKQGIVHFIKSNYSSIIKKENAPKTWVGRAANFREKIISKLKKYDFGLEESGVIQALLLGKRDDISENTYDNYKNAGAVHILAVSGLHVGIFLFLLEFLLSPLERLPKGKTVKLLLIVLLLWSYAFVAGLSPSIVRAVSMFSFVAYAMYLNRPTNSFNIIALSMLFILLVKPLFLFQVGFQMSYAAVFSIVWIYPKLQKFWFPENILVRKIWQLLSVSVAAQLGVLPISLFYFHQFPALFFVTNLLVVPFLGLILGFGILVIFLALIDFLPNIIAKGFDWIIRLMNATVGWVAKQESFIIKNIPFDSFQLIWGYLIITALVLFLSKPKWKTMAVFFSGLIIFQVWGIYKQVELHQKETITLAHRSRNTVLLHQLGDSLVIIASDTFNIGNIATDYSLAERIQKMSAVQLKNSYRIGSKRLFVVDSLTVLPIKARPEYLLLTQSSKINLERVLDSVQPKKIFMDGSNYPSLIKKWKATCAQKEIPFHHTGEKGFYTFKLN, from the coding sequence GTGCAACAACTTAACTTTATATCCGTAAAACTCACATTGTGGGTTGTACTGGGTATTATTTTTGGTTTTTATATTGATGTAAACTCCTTTTTATTGCTCATTGCGCTATCCGTATTGCCCATTGGCCTTTTCTGGGCAAGAGCAAAGCAAAAACGCAATGGACTCCCGTTTTTTGAGGCGCTTACATTTTTAACCTCTTTTTGTTTAGGAATTTGGGTCGTTGGAATTTCAATGGGCAAGGGCATGCCCCACCATTACTCCAAAAAGGATGTTACGAAGGAAAAAGTATGGCACCTAAAAGTAAGGGAAGTGCTCAAACCCAATACCTTTTCCCACAATTATATCGCCCAAATCATTGCTTCGGACAACGAACAAACAACCGGCACCATACTTTTCGGTTTATCTGTAGACTCACTAACTAAGCAGTTGCAGGTTGATGATGAGTTTTTGATCCATGCCAAACCAAGGTCAATCCGACCTCCATTGAATCCCCATCAATTCGATTACAAAAGCTATCTAGAAAAGCAAGGGATCGTACATTTCATCAAAAGCAACTATAGCTCCATTATAAAAAAAGAGAACGCTCCAAAAACCTGGGTCGGCAGAGCAGCCAACTTTAGGGAAAAAATTATATCCAAATTAAAAAAATACGACTTTGGACTAGAGGAATCGGGGGTTATCCAAGCATTGCTTTTGGGAAAACGGGACGACATTTCCGAGAACACCTACGATAATTACAAAAACGCAGGAGCAGTTCATATCTTGGCCGTATCCGGGCTCCATGTTGGTATATTTCTCTTTTTATTGGAATTTTTGCTTTCGCCTTTGGAGCGTTTACCTAAAGGTAAGACCGTAAAACTTTTACTTATAGTTTTGTTGCTATGGTCCTATGCTTTTGTTGCAGGGCTCTCTCCTTCCATTGTCAGGGCTGTTTCCATGTTTTCTTTTGTAGCGTATGCGATGTATCTAAATCGTCCTACCAATTCCTTTAACATTATTGCGCTATCCATGTTGTTCATTCTTTTGGTCAAGCCCTTGTTTTTATTTCAGGTAGGCTTTCAAATGAGCTATGCCGCTGTTTTCTCCATTGTTTGGATCTACCCAAAATTGCAAAAGTTTTGGTTCCCTGAAAATATCCTGGTCCGCAAAATATGGCAATTATTATCGGTAAGTGTTGCTGCCCAATTGGGTGTTTTGCCTATCAGTTTGTTTTATTTCCATCAGTTTCCGGCCTTATTTTTTGTTACCAACTTACTTGTTGTTCCTTTTCTGGGTTTGATTTTGGGCTTTGGTATCCTAGTCATCTTTTTAGCTTTGATAGACTTCTTGCCCAATATTATCGCCAAAGGTTTTGATTGGATCATCCGCTTGATGAATGCCACCGTCGGATGGGTGGCAAAACAAGAGAGTTTTATTATTAAAAACATTCCTTTCGATTCTTTTCAACTCATTTGGGGATACTTGATCATTACTGCTCTTGTGTTGTTTTTATCCAAACCCAAATGGAAAACCATGGCTGTTTTTTTCAGTGGGCTTATCATTTTTCAAGTATGGGGCATTTATAAACAGGTCGAGTTACATCAGAAGGAAACAATAACCTTGGCACATCGCTCCAGAAACACGGTTTTACTGCATCAATTAGGAGATTCACTCGTTATTATCGCTTCGGACACTTTCAATATTGGAAATATAGCGACGGACTATTCCTTAGCAGAGCGGATTCAAAAAATGAGTGCCGTTCAGCTCAAGAACAGTTATCGAATTGGCTCTAAAAGATTGTTCGTGGTGGACAGTCTCACCGTACTGCCCATTAAAGCAAGGCCAGAGTATCTTTTGTTGACTCAATCATCAAAAATTAACCTGGAACGGGTTCTGGACTCTGTACAACCCAAAAAAATTTTTATGGACGGGAGCAACTACCCAAGCTTGATAAAAAAATGGAAAGCGACTTGTGCACAAAAAGAAATCCCTTTTCACCACACGGGGGAAAAGGGATTTTATACGTTTAAGCTCAATTAA